The DNA sequence TGGCTCGACGGCGCGTCGCCCGACAACGTCGAGACAACGCTGCGGGCATGGCGGGAAGTATCCTGAACAGGTGAAGTTCGCCAAAGGGCACGGCACGGAGAACGACTTCGTCATCCTGGTCGACGAGCCCGCCGACATCGCACTGGTGCCGTCCGCGGTGGCCGCCCTGTGCGATCGCCGACGGGGGTTGGGCGCCGACGGCGTGCTTCGCGTCACCACGGCCGGTGCGTTGCTGTCGGCCGGTGTCCTCGAGCGCCTGCCCGACGGCGTCTCCGCCGAAGACTGGTTCATGGACTACCGCAACGCCGACGGGTCGTCGGCGCAGATGTGCGGCAACGGGGTGCGGGTCTTCGCCCACTACCTGTGGGCGGCCGGGCTGGAGCGCCGCCGCGAGTTCGTGGTCGGCTCCCTGGCCGGGCCCCGGCCGGTCGAACTGCGTGCCGTTGACGCGACGTTCGCCGACGTCAGCGTCGAGATGGGCAAGGCCAACCAGTTCGGCACCGGTACCGCCGTGGTGGGCGGGCGCACGTTCACCGGTCTGGCGGTCGACGTCGGCAACCCGCACCTGGCCTGCGTGGACGCCGCCCTGACCGCTGACGAGCTGGCCTCACTCGACGTCGCAGCGCCCGTGCGCTTCGACACCGATCAGTTTCCCGACGGCGTCAACATCGAGGTCCTCACCGCCGCCGTGGACGGTGTGGCCACGATGCGGGTCCACGAGCGCGGCGTCGGCGAGACGCGCTCCTGCGGTACCGGAACGGTCGCCGCGGCTGTCGCGGCGCTGGCTCATCGCGGGGACGCCACCGGGGCGCTGCAGGTGCGCATTCCCGGGGGACAGGTCACCGTCACGGTCACCGACGCCAGCAGTTTTCTGCGGGGTCCGTCCGTGCTCGTCGCGCAGGGAGAACTCGCCCAGGAATGGTGGCAGGCCCAGCAGACGTTAAACGAGGTGCATGAACAGTGATCTCCGTGCGAACCTTGATTCGCCTATGACCCACCCCGATTTCGTCCACCACACCCCCAGCGCCGGTGAGCTGGCGCTCGACGACCGCACCGCACTGCGCCGAGTGGCCGGCTTGTCCACCGAGTTGGCCGACATCTCCGAGGTCGAGTACCGCCAGCTACGTCTGGAACGCGTCGTGCTCGTCGGCGTGTGGACCGAGGGCAGCGCAGCCGACGCCGACGCCAGCCTCGCCGAATTGGCGGCGTTGGCCGAGACTGCAGGCTCCGAGGTGCTCGAAGGCGTGATCCAGCGTCGCGACCGGCCCGACCCCGCCACCTATATCGGCTCCGGCAAAGCCGCCGAATTGCGCGACATCGTCGCCGCCACGGGCGCCGACACCATCATCTGCGACGGTGAACTCAGCCCGGCCCAGCTCACCGCGCTGGAGAAGATCGTCAAGGTCAAGGTCATCGACCGGACCGCGCTGATCCTCGACATCTTCGCCCAGCACGCGACCAGCCGCGAAGGCAAGGCGCAAGTGGCGCTGGCCCAGATGGAGTACATGCTGCCCAGGCTGCGCGGCTGGGGCGAGTCGATGTCGCGGCAGGCCGGCGGCCGTGCAGGCGGAGCCGGCGGTGGGGTGGGTACCCGCGGCCCGGGTGAGACCAAGATCGAGACCGACCGCCGCCGCATCCGCGAACGAATGGCCAAGCTGCGCCGCGACATTCGTGCGATGAAGCAGGTCCGCGACACCCAGCGCAGTCGCCGCGTCGCCAGCGACGTCCCGGCGGTGGCGATCGTCGGTTACACCAACGCCGGCAAGTCCAGCCTGCTCAACGCTCTGACCGGTGCGGGCGTACTGGTCGAGAACGCGTTGTTCGCCACGCTCGAACCGACCACGCGCCGTGGGGAATTCGCCGATGGCAGGCCATTCGTGTTGACCGACACGGTCGGCTTCGTGCGTCACCTGCCCACCCAGCTGGTCGAGGCGTTCCGATCGACGCTCGAAGAGGTCGTCGGCGCCGAACTGCTCGTCCACGTGGTCGATGGCTCGGATGTGAACCCGTTGGCCCAGATCAATGCGGTACGCCAGGTGGTCAACGAGGTGGTGGCCGAGTACGGCATCGCACCACCGCCAGAACTGTTGGTGGTCAACAAGATCGACGCAGCCGACGGGCTCACGCTGGCTCATCTGCGGCGGGCGCTGCCCGATGCGGTGTTCGTGTCGGCGCGCACCGGCGACGGCCTGGGGCGGTTGCAGTCCCGGATGGCGGAGTTGGTCGAGCCGCGCGACACAGTGGTGGATGTCACCATCCCGTACAGCCGTGGGGAACTCGTCAACCGGATCCACGCCGAAGGACGTGTGGACGCCGTCGAACACACCGAGACCGGTACCCGGATCAAAGGGCGCGTGCCGATGTCGCTGGCGGCGGGCCTCGCGGACTTCGCGACATTCTGACCAGGGCGAATAGGGCGCCGGCTCGGCTGTGCGGTAGGGTTGGCGACGTCGGCTGCGGCAGAACAGTGTTGACACCACCGCACGTAGGCACCCGCCTCTTGACGCCGACATCAGATCATTTCCCACATCACGTGGCGTGGCGACATTCGCCACCGTGTGCGCACTACCGCTGGACGAACCTCGTCGCGGTCAGCCGGGCACACACCGCCCGAACGCCGGAAAGGCACACATGACCACCCACACCTTCGCAGATCTCGGCGTGCCCGCACCTCTGGTGCGCGCACTGGCCGCCAACGACATCACCACACCGTTTCCCATCCAGGCCGCGACGCTGCCCGATTCGCTGTCGGGCCGTGACGTGCTCGGCCGCGGTAAGACCGGCAGCGGCAAGACGCTGGCGTTCTCGATACCGCTGGTGGCCGCACTGAGCGAACACCGCAGCCGGCCGAATCGACCCACCGGCCTCGTGCTGGCCCCCACCCGGGAACTGGCCACCCAGATCACCGCTGTGCTGCAGCCGTTGGCTTCGGCGAGCGGGTTGAGTGTGACCACCATCTTCGGCGGGGTCTCCCAGAACAAGCAGGTCGCCGCGTTGCGCGCGGGCGCCGACATCGTCGTGGCATGCCCGGGGCGCCTCGAGGATTTGATGCGTCAGAAGCTGATCACGCTCGACGACGTCGTCACAACCGTGCTCGACGAGGCTGACCACATGGCCGATCTCGGCTTCCTGCCCGGTGTCACCCGCATCCTGGCGGCCACCCCGGCAGGCGGACAACGGCTGCTGTTCTCGGCCACGCTGGACAACGGCGTCGACAAGCTGGTGCGGCGCTTCCTCGCCGACCCCGTCGTGCACTCGGTCGACGAGGTCAGCGCTCCGCCGGCAGCCATGACCCACCACGTCTTCCACGTCGGGGGAGCCCAGGCCAAGAAGGAGCTGGTGCACCTGTTGGCCTCGGGGACCGGGCGCCGAATTCTGTTCATGCGCACCAAGCATCAGGCGCGCAAGCTCGCCAAGCAGCTCACCGAATCGGGAGTGCCGTCGGTGGATCTGCACGGCAACCTCTCCCAGCCCGCCCGGGACCGCAACCTGGCAGCGTTCAGCAGCGGGTCGGCACGGGTTCTGGTGGCCACCGACATCGCGGCCCGCGGAGTTCACGTCGACGGCGTGGAGTTGGTGGTGCATGTCGACCCTCCGATGGAGCACAAGGCCTATCTGCACCGGTCGGGGCGCACCGCGCGTGCCGGCAGCGACGGTGACGTCGTCACCGTGGTGCTGCCCGAGCAGCGCCGAGACACTCAGCACCTGCTGCGTAAGGCCGGGATCTCGGTGCGTCCGCAGGAGGTCACGGCCGAGTCCGCACAGGTGCAGGCGCTCGTCGGCGACATCGCGCCGCTGCGCGCCCCCGCACCGAATCCCGCTCCTGCGGCGAAGAACTCCGGCGGTGCGCCGCGCACGTCCGGTCCGCGCCGAAACGGCGGTGGCCGCCGGCGTCGGCCGCGTAACACCGGGGCGCGGGCGGCGACCGCCACCTCGTAGACGTCCCAGCTCGACGCACCACACCGCGGGTCGGCGCTTCGGCGCCGGCCCGCGGTTCGCGTTGCCGCAGCGAAATTCGATCGTCGGACCGAACTTACGGTCCTGTGAACATGCTCTGGGCCTCGACCAACCATCCGGTTGGATGGGGTACGTTGGCGGGCAGTCTGTCAAACGTCCGTACCGACGATGGAGGACATCACCATGGGCCTGGGAACCGACAAGGCGGCCCCCGTCATCGCCTATCAGCGCACCCTGTTCGAACCCGAGCACGACTTGTTCCGAGAATCGTTCCGCGCGTTCCTAGAGCGGCATGTCGCCCCGAACCACGAGCAGTGGGAGGCCGACAAGCTCGTCGACCGGGGGGTGTGGCTAGAAGCCGGCAAACAAGGTTTCCTCGGCATGGCCGTCCCCGAGGAGTACGGCGGCGGCGGCAACCCGGACTTCCGCTACAACACCATCATCACCGAAGAGGTCACGGCCGGCCGCTACAGCGGCCTGGGCTTCAGCCTGCACAACGACGTCACCGCTCCCTACCTGATCCGGCTGGCCAACGAGGAGCAGAAACAGCGCTGGCTGCCGAAGTTCTGCACCGGCGAACTCATCAGCGCCATCGCGATGACCGAACCGGGTACCGGTAGCGATCTGCAGGGCATCAAGACCCGGGCCGTCAAGGACGGCGACCACTACATCCTCAACGGTTCGAAAACGTTCATCACGAACGGGATTCACTCCGACCTCGTCATC is a window from the Mycolicibacterium poriferae genome containing:
- a CDS encoding DEAD/DEAH box helicase yields the protein MTTHTFADLGVPAPLVRALAANDITTPFPIQAATLPDSLSGRDVLGRGKTGSGKTLAFSIPLVAALSEHRSRPNRPTGLVLAPTRELATQITAVLQPLASASGLSVTTIFGGVSQNKQVAALRAGADIVVACPGRLEDLMRQKLITLDDVVTTVLDEADHMADLGFLPGVTRILAATPAGGQRLLFSATLDNGVDKLVRRFLADPVVHSVDEVSAPPAAMTHHVFHVGGAQAKKELVHLLASGTGRRILFMRTKHQARKLAKQLTESGVPSVDLHGNLSQPARDRNLAAFSSGSARVLVATDIAARGVHVDGVELVVHVDPPMEHKAYLHRSGRTARAGSDGDVVTVVLPEQRRDTQHLLRKAGISVRPQEVTAESAQVQALVGDIAPLRAPAPNPAPAAKNSGGAPRTSGPRRNGGGRRRRPRNTGARAATATS
- the dapF gene encoding diaminopimelate epimerase; the protein is MKFAKGHGTENDFVILVDEPADIALVPSAVAALCDRRRGLGADGVLRVTTAGALLSAGVLERLPDGVSAEDWFMDYRNADGSSAQMCGNGVRVFAHYLWAAGLERRREFVVGSLAGPRPVELRAVDATFADVSVEMGKANQFGTGTAVVGGRTFTGLAVDVGNPHLACVDAALTADELASLDVAAPVRFDTDQFPDGVNIEVLTAAVDGVATMRVHERGVGETRSCGTGTVAAAVAALAHRGDATGALQVRIPGGQVTVTVTDASSFLRGPSVLVAQGELAQEWWQAQQTLNEVHEQ
- the hflX gene encoding GTPase HflX, with the translated sequence MTHPDFVHHTPSAGELALDDRTALRRVAGLSTELADISEVEYRQLRLERVVLVGVWTEGSAADADASLAELAALAETAGSEVLEGVIQRRDRPDPATYIGSGKAAELRDIVAATGADTIICDGELSPAQLTALEKIVKVKVIDRTALILDIFAQHATSREGKAQVALAQMEYMLPRLRGWGESMSRQAGGRAGGAGGGVGTRGPGETKIETDRRRIRERMAKLRRDIRAMKQVRDTQRSRRVASDVPAVAIVGYTNAGKSSLLNALTGAGVLVENALFATLEPTTRRGEFADGRPFVLTDTVGFVRHLPTQLVEAFRSTLEEVVGAELLVHVVDGSDVNPLAQINAVRQVVNEVVAEYGIAPPPELLVVNKIDAADGLTLAHLRRALPDAVFVSARTGDGLGRLQSRMAELVEPRDTVVDVTIPYSRGELVNRIHAEGRVDAVEHTETGTRIKGRVPMSLAAGLADFATF